In one Pseudomonas sp. SCA2728.1_7 genomic region, the following are encoded:
- a CDS encoding spore maturation protein, with product MLNGLWLGFFIVAAVSALAQWLIGGNAGIFAAMVESIFAMAKLSVEVMVLLFGTLTLWLGFLRIAEKAGIVEWLAKVLGPLFLRLMPEVPAGHPALGLITLNFAANGLGLDNAATPIGLKAMKALQELNPSATIASNAQILFLVLNASSLTLLPVTIFMYRAQQGAPDPTLVFLPILLATSCSTIVGFLSVAFMQRLRIWDPVVLAYLVPGALILGGFMALLGTLSATALAGLSSILGNLTLFGLIMLFLLIGALKKVKVYEAFVEGAKEGFDVAKNLLPYLVAMLCAVGVLRASGALDFGLDGIRHLVEWAGWDTRFVDALPTAMVKPFSGSAARAMLIETMKTSGVDSFPALVAATIQGSTETTFYVLAVYFGAVGIQRARHAVGCALLAEFAGVVGAIFVCYWFFG from the coding sequence GCTTCTTCATCGTGGCAGCCGTATCGGCGCTGGCGCAGTGGCTGATCGGCGGCAACGCCGGGATCTTTGCGGCGATGGTGGAAAGCATTTTCGCCATGGCCAAGCTCTCGGTCGAAGTCATGGTGCTGCTGTTCGGCACCCTCACCCTGTGGCTGGGCTTTCTGCGCATCGCCGAGAAGGCCGGGATCGTCGAGTGGCTGGCCAAGGTACTCGGCCCGCTGTTCCTGCGGCTGATGCCGGAAGTCCCGGCCGGTCACCCTGCCCTTGGCCTGATCACTCTGAACTTCGCCGCCAACGGTCTGGGCCTCGACAACGCGGCCACGCCCATCGGCCTGAAAGCCATGAAGGCGCTGCAGGAGCTCAATCCCAGTGCCACTATCGCCAGTAACGCGCAAATCCTCTTCCTGGTGCTCAACGCCTCCTCCCTGACCCTGCTGCCGGTGACGATCTTCATGTACCGCGCCCAGCAAGGCGCGCCGGACCCGACGCTGGTGTTTCTGCCAATCCTGCTGGCGACCAGTTGCTCGACGATTGTCGGCTTCCTCTCGGTAGCGTTCATGCAGCGGCTGCGGATCTGGGATCCGGTGGTGTTGGCTTATCTGGTTCCCGGCGCGCTGATTCTCGGTGGCTTTATGGCGCTGCTGGGCACGCTTTCGGCGACGGCTTTGGCGGGATTGTCGTCGATCCTCGGCAATCTCACGCTGTTCGGGTTGATCATGCTGTTCTTGCTGATCGGCGCGCTAAAGAAGGTCAAGGTCTACGAGGCGTTTGTTGAAGGCGCCAAAGAAGGCTTCGATGTCGCGAAGAATCTGCTGCCGTATCTGGTGGCGATGCTCTGTGCGGTGGGCGTACTGCGTGCGTCCGGGGCCTTGGACTTTGGCCTGGACGGCATTCGCCATCTGGTCGAGTGGGCCGGTTGGGACACACGATTTGTCGATGCGTTGCCGACGGCGATGGTCAAACCGTTCTCTGGCAGTGCGGCGCGGGCGATGTTGATCGAGACGATGAAGACGTCCGGTGTCGACAGCTTCCCGGCGTTGGTCGCGGCGACGATTCAGGGCAGTACCGAGACCACGTTCTATGTGCTGGCGGTGTATTTCGGCGCGGTGGGGATTCAGCGCGCGCGGCATGCGGTGGGGTGTGCGTTGCTGGCGGAGTTTGCTGGTGTGGTGGGCGCGATCTTCGTCTGCTACTGGTTCTTCGGCTGA
- a CDS encoding ABC-type transport auxiliary lipoprotein family protein codes for MKLTRLALLAGFTLISACSILPQSEPSDVYRLPAAQAPASASSAATQRWSLRLNKLQASEALNRPTIAVIPQGDVISSYKGSRWSDPAPVLVRNRLLDGFQRDGRVTLLSTDDSNFAADLELGGSLQAFQTEYQGTQASVVVRVDALLVRGYDQRILASRRFEERQPLNDVQVPAVVAGFGQASDRLTAKVVAWAVDQGQKLAPQRP; via the coding sequence ATGAAGCTGACTCGACTTGCCCTCCTCGCCGGCTTCACGCTGATCAGCGCCTGTTCGATTCTGCCGCAATCCGAGCCGTCGGATGTCTATCGCCTGCCGGCCGCACAGGCGCCCGCCTCGGCCAGTTCAGCGGCGACGCAACGGTGGTCGTTGCGGCTGAACAAGTTGCAGGCCAGTGAGGCGTTGAACCGGCCGACGATTGCGGTGATTCCGCAGGGCGATGTGATCAGCAGCTACAAGGGCTCGCGCTGGAGCGATCCGGCGCCGGTGCTGGTGCGTAATCGTCTGCTGGATGGGTTTCAGCGTGATGGTCGGGTGACGTTGCTCAGTACCGATGACAGCAACTTTGCTGCGGATCTGGAATTGGGCGGGAGTTTGCAGGCGTTTCAGACCGAGTATCAGGGCACGCAGGCCAGCGTCGTGGTGCGGGTTGATGCGTTGCTCGTGCGTGGTTATGACCAGCGGATTCTGGCCAGTCGACGGTTTGAAGAGCGCCAGCCGTTGAACGATGTGCAGGTGCCGGCAGTGGTCGCAGGCTTTGGCCAGGCCAGTGATCGCCTGACCGCGAAAGTCGTGGCCTGGGCCGTCGACCAGGGCCAGAAACTAGCCCCCCAAAGACCTTAA
- a CDS encoding MlaD family protein: METRAHHVLIGLFTVIVVAGALLFGLFLAKSSVDTEFKDYEIVFSEAVSGLSKGSPVQYSGIKVGDVINLRLDPKDPRRVLARIRLAGDTPVKEDTQAKLALAGITGTSIIQLSGGTPESPKLRGHDGNLPTIVASPSPISRLLNDSNDLMTGITALLQNANQMFSAENVERVSKTLAHLEQTTGTINDQRGDIKQAMQQLATVGKQAGSMLEQTSLLMRNANGLINDQGKQALGSAEQAMKSLEQSTTTISTLLSKNENSLDNGMQGLNGLAPAIRELRETLTSLRAISQRLEANPSGYLLGRDKNKEFTP, translated from the coding sequence ATGGAAACCCGAGCGCATCATGTGTTGATCGGCTTGTTCACCGTGATCGTGGTGGCAGGCGCCCTGCTCTTCGGTCTGTTCCTGGCCAAGTCCAGCGTCGATACCGAGTTCAAGGATTACGAGATTGTCTTCAGCGAGGCGGTCAGTGGCTTGTCCAAGGGCAGCCCGGTGCAGTACAGCGGGATCAAGGTTGGCGATGTGATCAACCTGCGCCTTGATCCAAAGGATCCGCGGCGGGTGCTGGCGCGGATTCGTCTGGCCGGTGATACGCCGGTCAAGGAAGACACCCAGGCCAAACTGGCACTGGCCGGGATCACCGGCACTTCGATCATCCAGCTCAGCGGCGGCACACCGGAAAGCCCGAAACTGCGTGGGCATGACGGTAATCTGCCGACCATCGTCGCCTCGCCCTCGCCTATTTCGCGCTTGCTCAATGACTCCAACGATTTGATGACCGGCATCACTGCGCTGCTGCAGAACGCCAATCAGATGTTCTCTGCCGAGAACGTCGAGCGTGTGAGCAAAACCCTCGCCCATCTGGAGCAGACCACCGGCACCATCAACGATCAGCGCGGTGACATCAAGCAAGCCATGCAGCAACTGGCGACCGTCGGTAAACAGGCCGGCAGCATGCTCGAACAGACCTCACTGCTGATGCGCAACGCCAACGGCCTGATCAACGACCAGGGCAAACAGGCACTGGGCAGCGCCGAGCAGGCGATGAAGTCGCTGGAGCAAAGCACGACCACCATCAGCACCCTGCTCAGCAAAAACGAAAACTCCCTCGACAATGGCATGCAGGGCCTCAATGGCCTGGCCCCGGCGATCCGCGAACTGCGTGAAACGCTGACCTCGCTGCGCGCCATCTCGCAACGCCTTGAGGCCAACCCCAGCGGCTACCTGCTGGGCCGTGACAAGAACAAGGAATTCACGCCATGA
- a CDS encoding ABC transporter ATP-binding protein codes for MSRLPRAPSEAVIEVRGLCNRFGSQSVHENLDLDLYKGEILAVVGGSGSGKSVLLRSIVGLRRPSEGMVKVFGKNLPSLSEHERSLVERRFGVLFQKGALFSSLTVTENVALPLIEHAGLSRNDAEHLAAVKLALAGLPLSAADKYPASLSGGMIKRAALARALALDPDILFLDEPTAGLDPIGAAQFDQLILTLRDALGLSVFLVTHDLDTLYTITDRVAVLAQKKVLVAGPIDVVSETDDAWIHEYFHGPRGRSALDAAKLLNEV; via the coding sequence GTGAGTCGTCTACCCCGCGCGCCCTCGGAGGCGGTGATCGAAGTCCGTGGCCTGTGCAATCGCTTTGGCAGCCAGAGTGTGCACGAGAACCTCGATCTGGATTTGTACAAAGGCGAAATCCTCGCCGTGGTCGGCGGCTCCGGCAGCGGCAAATCGGTGTTGCTGCGCAGCATTGTCGGATTACGCCGGCCCAGCGAAGGCATGGTCAAAGTGTTCGGCAAGAACCTGCCGAGCCTGTCCGAGCATGAGCGCTCACTGGTTGAGCGGCGCTTCGGTGTGCTGTTCCAGAAAGGCGCGCTGTTCTCCTCGCTGACGGTCACCGAGAACGTCGCCCTGCCCCTTATCGAACACGCCGGCCTCAGTCGCAACGACGCTGAGCACTTGGCTGCCGTGAAACTGGCGCTGGCCGGATTACCACTGTCAGCGGCGGACAAATACCCGGCGTCGCTCTCTGGCGGCATGATCAAACGCGCCGCGCTGGCCCGGGCCCTGGCGCTGGATCCGGACATCCTGTTTCTCGACGAACCTACTGCCGGCCTCGATCCGATTGGCGCGGCGCAGTTCGATCAATTGATCCTGACCCTGCGCGATGCACTCGGCCTTAGCGTGTTTCTGGTGACCCACGACCTCGACACGCTCTACACCATTACCGACCGTGTGGCGGTGCTGGCGCAGAAAAAGGTCTTGGTCGCAGGACCTATCGACGTCGTCTCGGAAACCGACGACGCGTGGATTCACGAATACTTCCACGGCCCGCGCGGCCGCTCGGCGCTGGACGCCGCCAAATTGCTCAACGAGGTCTGA
- a CDS encoding ABC transporter permease, whose product MTSSSISGNAQLDTSISPARLRVTGDWTLAHYAELKQLSEKLHGQYDANTPIDLNSLGALDTAGASLLVELLGSERLGESAEHPDCTLTSADRALLQTVYCSMTDFCVPIKEPEISVSVQLLTRIGRAVDTVWQDTLQLLGFVGLIMETIARSLFRPKRWRITPMIAHIEQTGLDAAPIVALLTFLVGAVVAFLGATVLASFGATIFTVDLVGFSFLREFGVLLTAILMAGRTASAFTAQIGSMKANEEIDAIRTLGLDPMELLVVPRVLAMLVALPMLTFLAMLCGIIGGGVVCAVSLDISPAMFLTLLQSDIGVQHFLVGLVKAPIFAFIIAAIGCLEGFKVSGSAESVGAHTTSAVVQSIFVVIVLDAVAALFFMEMGW is encoded by the coding sequence ATGACCAGCAGCTCGATCAGCGGTAATGCCCAACTGGACACGTCGATCAGTCCTGCCCGCTTGCGGGTGACGGGGGACTGGACGCTTGCCCATTACGCCGAACTCAAGCAACTGAGTGAAAAGCTCCACGGCCAGTACGATGCCAATACGCCGATCGATCTCAACAGTCTCGGCGCCCTCGACACCGCTGGCGCCTCGTTGCTGGTCGAACTGCTCGGCTCCGAACGCCTCGGTGAATCCGCCGAACACCCCGATTGCACCCTGACCTCCGCCGACCGCGCGCTGCTGCAAACCGTGTATTGCTCGATGACCGATTTCTGCGTGCCGATCAAAGAGCCGGAAATCAGCGTCAGCGTGCAATTGCTCACCCGCATCGGTCGCGCCGTCGACACCGTCTGGCAAGACACCCTGCAATTGCTCGGCTTCGTCGGCCTGATTATGGAAACTATCGCTCGTAGCCTGTTCCGGCCCAAGCGCTGGCGGATCACGCCGATGATCGCGCACATCGAACAGACCGGTCTCGACGCCGCGCCAATCGTGGCTTTGCTGACTTTTCTGGTGGGCGCGGTGGTGGCGTTTCTCGGCGCCACGGTGCTGGCCAGTTTCGGCGCGACGATTTTTACTGTGGACCTGGTGGGCTTCTCGTTCCTGAGGGAATTCGGTGTGTTGCTCACGGCAATCCTCATGGCCGGGCGCACCGCCAGCGCGTTCACCGCGCAGATTGGCTCGATGAAGGCCAACGAAGAAATCGATGCGATCCGCACCCTTGGCCTCGACCCGATGGAGTTGCTGGTGGTACCGCGTGTGCTGGCGATGCTGGTGGCGCTGCCGATGTTGACCTTCCTCGCCATGCTTTGCGGGATCATCGGAGGCGGCGTGGTCTGCGCGGTGTCACTGGATATCTCGCCGGCGATGTTCCTGACGCTGTTGCAGTCGGACATCGGCGTGCAGCACTTTCTGGTCGGCTTGGTGAAGGCGCCAATCTTCGCCTTCATCATTGCCGCGATTGGTTGCCTGGAAGGCTTCAAGGTCAGCGGCAGTGCCGAGTCGGTCGGCGCCCACACCACGTCCGCTGTGGTGCAATCGATTTTCGTGGTGATCGTGCTCGACGCGGTGGCCGCGCTGTTCTTCATGGAGATGGGCTGGTGA
- a CDS encoding DUF5924 family protein — MPKIQLLIQRILELMKRYPGVIALGGFISGVGSFIMVDRQQGLASWITVIMLLSWIWLMLENTLTGLFTRVFKREIPQPLLRYATQMIHQESLFFVLPFFFITTTWNSGQLFFTGLLSVAALISIVDPLYYKWLAPRRWAFLALHTLTLFAALLTALPVIMHLTTAQSFKWALGIAVLLSFPSLASIFPIRTVRNALAILCITVGIGGVGWALRSWVPPATLWMTDVAISTQMQDRTPGASLDTVSAEQIRGDGLYAYTAINAPRGLDERIYHVWQFNGKEVDRIALDIHGGRKEGYRAWTHKQNFPGNPAGKWQVRVLTEDGQVIGVLRFEVTDSTAIKEK; from the coding sequence ATGCCGAAAATACAGCTCCTGATCCAGCGCATCCTCGAACTGATGAAGCGCTATCCCGGGGTCATTGCGCTTGGCGGTTTCATTTCCGGGGTCGGCAGTTTCATCATGGTCGATCGTCAGCAAGGGCTGGCGAGCTGGATCACCGTGATCATGCTGCTCAGCTGGATCTGGCTGATGCTGGAAAACACCCTCACCGGCCTCTTCACCCGCGTGTTCAAACGCGAGATTCCCCAGCCGCTGCTGCGTTACGCGACGCAGATGATCCATCAGGAAAGCCTGTTCTTCGTCCTGCCGTTTTTCTTCATCACCACGACCTGGAACAGCGGCCAGTTGTTCTTCACCGGCCTGCTCAGCGTCGCCGCCCTGATTTCCATCGTCGACCCGCTCTATTACAAATGGCTGGCGCCACGGCGCTGGGCGTTTCTCGCGCTGCACACCCTGACCCTGTTCGCCGCCCTGCTCACCGCGTTGCCGGTGATCATGCACCTGACCACGGCGCAGAGCTTCAAATGGGCGCTGGGCATTGCTGTGCTGTTGTCGTTCCCGAGTCTGGCGTCGATCTTCCCGATCCGCACGGTGCGCAATGCCCTGGCGATCTTGTGCATCACCGTCGGTATCGGTGGCGTCGGTTGGGCGTTGCGTTCGTGGGTGCCGCCGGCGACGCTGTGGATGACCGACGTGGCGATCAGCACGCAAATGCAGGACCGCACCCCCGGCGCCAGCCTCGACACGGTCAGCGCCGAGCAGATTCGTGGCGATGGCCTCTACGCCTACACCGCGATCAACGCGCCGCGCGGGCTCGATGAGCGGATCTATCACGTCTGGCAATTCAACGGCAAAGAGGTCGACCGCATCGCCCTCGATATCCATGGCGGGCGCAAGGAAGGCTACCGCGCCTGGACGCACAAGCAGAATTTCCCCGGCAACCCGGCGGGCAAGTGGCAAGTGCGGGTGCTGACCGAAGACGGCCAGGTGATCGGCGTGCTGCGCTTCGAAGTCACGGACAGCACAGCGATCAAAGAAAAGTAA
- a CDS encoding insulinase family protein, giving the protein MRCLLFACLLLGSLPAFALDRFQVEGYALPNGLQLLLKPGTERGHVAIRLVVGVGLDDFDCDDKELPHLLEHLLFSGIDATGEGGLEERMQALGGDWNAFTSNADTTFVIEAPAKNQRKVLDLLLALLTQTRIDDNAINAAKRVVEREDGGHYTRLQRFLDRQDLGHTASNQLAVELGLKCPQRAEVGHLTQEQLEKVRKAWYAPNNMTLIVVGELDKLLPAYLERTWGALDAVEPSEHRPLPDISTSAAHERTLTRGFIGDSAKLHWLVPEPVIDDQYDQTFDILKDYLDWALYRQIRLNHGLSYGPWAEREVFGGVGFMSLNADLDRDDVDEAIQVLEDLKADLLKNGLDPDTFARIKQASIAHQAWAVQGNSAMADYYWSALGDYEDGRFANPARELQGVTLEAANKAMRELLLQPGYLRIEKPLISDDQVLWLSAGGLGLVLLVLIGWRLHHRRKPAEH; this is encoded by the coding sequence ATGCGTTGCCTGTTGTTCGCCTGTCTGTTGCTCGGTTCCCTGCCCGCCTTTGCCCTGGATCGTTTTCAGGTCGAAGGCTATGCGTTGCCCAACGGTTTGCAGTTGCTGCTCAAACCCGGCACTGAGCGCGGGCACGTGGCGATCCGGCTGGTGGTCGGCGTCGGCCTCGATGATTTCGATTGCGATGACAAGGAGCTGCCGCACCTGCTTGAGCACTTGTTGTTCAGCGGCATCGACGCCACTGGCGAAGGGGGGCTGGAAGAACGCATGCAAGCGCTGGGCGGTGACTGGAATGCGTTCACCAGCAACGCCGATACCACCTTCGTCATCGAAGCGCCGGCGAAAAATCAGCGCAAAGTCCTCGACCTGCTGCTCGCTCTGCTCACACAAACGCGCATCGACGACAACGCAATCAACGCCGCCAAGCGTGTGGTCGAGCGCGAGGACGGCGGCCATTACACACGCCTGCAACGCTTTCTCGATCGTCAGGATCTCGGCCACACCGCGAGCAATCAGCTCGCCGTCGAACTGGGCCTGAAATGCCCGCAGCGTGCTGAAGTCGGTCACCTGACTCAGGAGCAGTTGGAAAAGGTGCGCAAAGCCTGGTACGCGCCAAACAACATGACCCTGATCGTCGTCGGCGAACTCGACAAACTGCTACCGGCGTATCTGGAGCGCACGTGGGGCGCGCTCGACGCGGTCGAGCCGAGCGAGCATCGGCCACTGCCGGACATCAGCACCAGCGCCGCCCATGAACGCACCCTCACCCGTGGTTTTATCGGCGACAGCGCCAAGCTGCACTGGCTGGTGCCGGAACCGGTGATCGATGATCAATACGATCAGACCTTCGACATTCTCAAGGATTATCTCGACTGGGCGTTGTACCGGCAGATTCGTCTCAACCACGGCTTGTCCTACGGGCCATGGGCCGAGCGTGAGGTGTTTGGCGGCGTCGGTTTCATGAGCCTGAATGCCGACCTCGATCGTGATGACGTCGATGAAGCCATTCAGGTGCTGGAAGACCTCAAGGCTGATCTGCTGAAAAACGGCCTCGACCCGGACACCTTCGCGCGGATCAAACAGGCTTCTATCGCCCATCAGGCCTGGGCGGTGCAGGGTAACAGCGCGATGGCGGATTACTACTGGAGTGCACTGGGCGATTACGAGGACGGCCGTTTTGCCAACCCGGCGCGGGAGCTGCAAGGGGTGACCCTGGAAGCGGCGAACAAGGCCATGCGTGAGTTGCTGTTGCAACCGGGGTATTTGCGGATCGAGAAGCCGTTGATCAGTGATGATCAGGTGTTGTGGTTGAGTGCGGGTGGCTTGGGCCTGGTGTTGCTGGTCCTGATCGGCTGGCGCCTGCACCACCGCCGAAAACCCGCCGAACACTAA
- a CDS encoding Na/Pi cotransporter family protein: MLTLLNLLSAVALLIWGTHIVRTGILRVYGTNLRHVIGQNMSKRWLAFVAGIVVTAMVQSSNATAMLVTSFVGQGLMALTPALATMLGADVGTALMARVLTFDLSWLSPLLIFLGVIFFLSRKQTRLGQMGRVSIGLGLIILALQLIVEAAAPITHAQGVKVIFASLTGDILLDALVGALFAMISYSSLAAVLLTATLAGASVISLPVAIGLVIGANIGSGILAFMSTSMQNAAGRQVALGSLLYKLIGLLLIIPVLDPLVHWIDSLDFSPQEMVIGFHLLYNTVRCLILLPSVGPMARLCAWLLPERPEVNGTAKPRHLDATALVTPSLALANAARETLRMGDLLDNMLDATLDVLRGKQTAVTQEMRRLTDDVEALYSAIKLYLAQMPREDLGEQDSRRWAEIIELAINLKLAADLIERMLRKIQQQKTSQRRSFSEEGLEDLAGLQQQLIANLRLGLSVFLSGDRESARQLLREKRRFRAQERRLAHAHVSRLQRKIVQSLETSSLHLELIADMKRLNSLFCGSAYVVLETADTGALESDDMADITHSP, translated from the coding sequence ATGCTCACCCTGCTCAATCTGCTTTCCGCCGTCGCCCTGCTGATCTGGGGTACGCACATCGTCCGAACCGGCATCCTGCGGGTGTACGGCACCAACCTGCGCCATGTGATTGGCCAGAACATGTCCAAGCGCTGGCTCGCCTTTGTCGCCGGCATCGTCGTCACCGCGATGGTGCAGAGCAGCAACGCCACCGCTATGCTCGTCACCTCCTTCGTCGGCCAGGGCCTGATGGCGCTGACCCCGGCGCTGGCGACCATGCTCGGCGCCGACGTCGGTACCGCGCTGATGGCACGGGTGCTGACGTTCGACCTGTCGTGGCTGTCGCCGCTGCTGATTTTCCTCGGGGTGATTTTCTTTCTGTCACGCAAACAGACGCGCCTCGGGCAGATGGGCCGGGTGTCCATTGGCCTCGGGCTGATCATTCTCGCGCTGCAACTGATCGTCGAGGCCGCCGCGCCGATCACCCATGCCCAAGGTGTGAAGGTGATTTTCGCCTCGTTGACTGGCGACATCCTCCTCGACGCCTTGGTCGGCGCGCTGTTCGCGATGATTTCCTACTCCAGCCTCGCCGCCGTACTGCTCACGGCGACTCTCGCCGGTGCCAGTGTGATCAGTCTGCCGGTGGCAATTGGTCTGGTGATCGGCGCCAACATCGGCAGCGGCATTCTTGCGTTCATGAGCACCAGCATGCAGAACGCCGCCGGCCGGCAAGTGGCGCTGGGTAGCCTGTTGTACAAATTGATCGGCCTGCTGCTGATCATCCCGGTGCTCGATCCGCTGGTGCACTGGATCGACAGCCTCGATTTCAGCCCGCAGGAAATGGTCATCGGTTTTCACCTGCTCTACAACACCGTGCGCTGCCTGATTCTGCTGCCGTCGGTGGGGCCGATGGCGCGGCTCTGCGCGTGGTTGCTCCCGGAGCGGCCGGAGGTCAACGGTACTGCCAAACCGCGCCACCTCGACGCTACCGCGCTGGTCACGCCAAGTCTGGCCTTGGCCAATGCCGCGCGGGAAACCCTGCGCATGGGCGATCTGCTCGACAACATGCTCGACGCCACCCTCGATGTGCTGCGCGGCAAGCAGACCGCTGTCACCCAGGAAATGCGTCGGCTGACCGATGACGTCGAAGCGCTGTACAGCGCAATCAAGCTGTACCTGGCGCAGATGCCCCGCGAAGACCTCGGCGAGCAGGACAGTCGGCGCTGGGCCGAGATCATCGAGCTGGCGATCAACCTCAAATTGGCTGCCGACCTGATCGAACGCATGCTGCGCAAGATTCAGCAGCAGAAGACTTCGCAGCGCCGCTCCTTTTCCGAAGAAGGTCTGGAGGATCTGGCTGGGTTGCAGCAGCAATTGATCGCTAATCTGCGTTTGGGGCTGTCGGTGTTTCTCAGTGGTGACCGCGAAAGCGCCCGCCAGCTACTGCGCGAGAAACGCCGTTTTCGCGCACAGGAACGCCGTTTGGCCCATGCGCATGTCAGCCGTTTGCAACGCAAGATCGTCCAGAGTCTGGAAACCAGTTCGTTGCACCTGGAGTTGATTGCCGATATGAAGCGGCTCAATTCGCTGTTTTGCGGCAGTGCGTATGTGGTGCTGGAAACGGCGGATACCGGGGCGCTGGAGTCGGATGATATGGCCGACATAACGCATTCGCCTTGA
- a CDS encoding TerC family protein, with translation MEWLTNPEIWVAFFTLTALEIVLGIDNIIMISILVSRMPKHMQQRTRIFGLGLAMITRILLLLSITWVMRLTADLFEVFGQGISGRDLILFFGGLFLLWKSSQEMYHALEGEDESDDTPGGKGGNFLYTIIQIAIIDIVFSLDSVITAVGMVSHVPVMVAAIVVAVLVMMLASGKISEFIDKHPSLKMLALSFLLVVGTVLIAESFDVHVPKGYVYFAMAFSLAVEAINIKLRGAMAKKKQQQDPVKLRKDIPGQ, from the coding sequence ATGGAATGGCTGACCAACCCCGAAATCTGGGTTGCCTTCTTCACCCTGACCGCCCTGGAAATCGTCCTCGGCATCGATAACATCATCATGATTTCGATCCTGGTCAGCCGCATGCCCAAGCACATGCAGCAGCGCACCCGGATCTTCGGTCTTGGCCTGGCCATGATCACCCGCATCCTGTTGCTGCTGTCGATCACCTGGGTCATGCGCCTCACCGCTGACCTGTTCGAAGTGTTCGGCCAAGGCATTTCGGGTCGCGACCTGATCCTGTTCTTCGGTGGTCTGTTCCTGCTGTGGAAGAGCTCGCAAGAGATGTACCACGCGCTGGAAGGCGAAGATGAGAGTGATGACACCCCCGGCGGCAAGGGCGGCAACTTCCTCTACACCATCATCCAGATCGCGATCATCGACATCGTCTTCTCGCTGGATTCGGTGATCACTGCCGTGGGCATGGTTTCCCACGTGCCGGTGATGGTTGCGGCGATCGTTGTGGCCGTGCTGGTGATGATGCTGGCCTCGGGCAAGATCAGCGAGTTCATCGACAAGCACCCGTCGCTGAAGATGCTGGCGCTGTCGTTCCTGCTGGTGGTCGGTACCGTATTGATTGCCGAGTCGTTCGACGTGCATGTGCCGAAGGGCTACGTCTACTTCGCCATGGCGTTCTCGCTGGCGGTTGAGGCGATCAACATCAAGCTGCGCGGCGCGATGGCCAAGAAAAAGCAGCAGCAAGACCCGGTGAAACTGCGCAAGGACATCCCGGGCCAGTAA